One Zonotrichia albicollis isolate bZonAlb1 chromosome 25, bZonAlb1.hap1, whole genome shotgun sequence genomic window carries:
- the TMEM52 gene encoding transmembrane protein 52, translating into MSDWTSLWYVWLILLLVFLLLLCGVSASCVRFCCRKKRIPVEPFPRHPCDLAVIGIDSDSTAHSTVTSYSSWQYPPSVQIPLVFVDMDKNTVSPPAYSLYAMDLPPSYDEAVQMGKQVARTNQKLDDIPEQVTPRGLNPSQSPPDTISRDPATQANSEDSEDAMKEQPQV; encoded by the exons ATGTCTGATTGGACAAGTCTGTGGTATGTCTG GCTGATCTTGCTGCTggtgttcctgctcctgctctgcggGGTCTCAGCGAGCTGTGTCAGGTTCTGCTGCAGGAAGAAAAGGATCCCAGTGGAGCCCTTCCCTCGGCACCCCTGCGACCTGGCCGTGATCGGCAttgacagtgacagcactgcccacagcacagTGACCT caTACAGCTCATGGCAGTACCCCCCAAGTGTCCAGATTCCCTTGGTGTTTGTGGATATGGATAAGAACACTGTGTCCCCTCCAGCTTACAGCCTCTATGCCATGGACCTGCCACCTTCCTATGATGAAGCTGTTCAAATGGGAAAGCAAGTGGCAAGGACAAACCAGAAGCTTGATGACATCCCTGAACAGGTGACACCACGTGGGCTGAACCCCAGCCAGTCCCCACCTGACACAATCAGCAGAGATCCAGCAACACAGGCAAATTCAGAAGATTCAGAAGATGCCATGAAAGAACAGCCACAGGTCTGA